The sequence TTTCTGGATATTGCCCTGCCTCGAGCCCAGATGCTGGAATCCTAATACAGAAGCCAGAACCCATCTCTCCGTCCAAATCAATGATCTGCGGCCCCCCAAAGCTAATGTTCCTGGGCGCGGCTCGGAGAAGGCAGCTTCGCAGGCAGAACGCGCGCTCCTCGCTGCCCCAGGCGCCGCGGGTGCGGACCCTCCCCTGCCCAGGGCTCATCCACAGTCCGGCACATCGGCCCGCGACTCTGGGGCTGCCTCCGGGAACCTGGGAAGCGCCTGCCGGTTAGAAACCCGGGGTTAAGAAAAAAGCCAAGGTTCCTCCATCCTGGGCCAGGCAGGGCTGCTCTCCCGGTCCTGCCTGCCTGCTggctttcccttcctcctcctttgcgTCTGTTTTTTCCCCCTCCTTCGCAGTCTCCTTCTTGTTCTTCCCTCTCTTAAGTCGCTTTTCCTCAATCACACCGGGCCAACACCCTCCCCACCGCACGCCCCCCAAGACAGCCTGGGATTCAAAATGCAGTTGGAACACGGATCACTTGAAAGAAAGCTCTTCAggggaaagaactggaatggaatgaagagaaagggtggaggagagagagagagaccccacCCGGAGAGTCCAGAACAAGCGGTAACAAAGCAAAGTCCGAGGGAGCTTCACGCTCAACCCCCGGCCAGGCTCCAGAGCTGAAGTTCTCCTAACTCATCCTAAGAATAGGTAAAAGAAACCAAGCTAGGGGCCATGCCCTGCCCCCATCCTGCGGGccaggttgggggagggggtgttCTCCAGCGGCCAGAAGCTCACTGGCTCTACCCGGGACCCTGAGCTTACTAGGGCTGGGGGAGTGGTCCGAGCCGTCTCGGAGCCTGCCAGACCCTCGGCTAGAATGGGGACCCGCTGTTCAGCCAAGGCTGGCGGAGGCGCACTGGGGGCGCAGAGGGCGATGCTAGTAGTCTGGACCCAAAGGACTGCAGGAAGGAGACCGTAAGGAAGTGTCTGTGACTGGGAAGCCCCAGCTCCTGCTTGGGCCGGGCAGCCAGCACCTACCTGATCCCGGGGAACCGGAGTCCGGCGGCGGCAGGTGAGCTGTAGACGCTGCTGTGCATGATTATCCCATAGACCAGCAGGGCCAGTCTCGCTCCGCTACACATGGTCATTCTGCGCAGGATGGGAAAGAGGACACACAGCTGTGAGAACGCCCCTGACCTTCCACCCTCCAACCCCAAAAAACTCTCGAAGCTGGGGGAGGGACGGAGCGAAGCCCCGGCTCCCTGTGTTGAACACCACTTAGCGACAGCCGGCGCGCGCCCTGTCACTTCTTGCTTGCtatagttagaaaaaaatatatatgcatatagccGGCGCCCAATAACTAGCCAGACCTGGTTGAAGGAAAGCTAACTACCCTGACGCGATGCCAAGCGAAAGAATCAGCAGTCGAGTGAGTCGGTCGGTTTGATAAGATTTTCTTTCCCTTACCGTTCAACTCTTACCGCTGTCAGGAGAGGGTGTGCTGCCAAGTAGGACGGCGGGCAAAGGGTTTCTTCAAGTTTCTGCGCTGGAGTCACAACCCGAGAGGCATCACCGTCTGGCGTTGGTGTCTGAGCAGAAGCCGCAGGAACGAGCAGGAGCAGCAGGAGGAGCTGCAGGACTTGTTTGCCGAGGCTCGTGTTCTGTTCAAAAGTTTGTAGACGCGCAGAACTAGGAGGGAGCgtgacacggagagaagggggcgaagagagagagacagaagaaagaaagagggggcGAGGAGGTAAAGGGCGGAGGAGCAAAGTGGCCGTAAGTCCACCCGGAGGAAGAAGCAAGCGattaaggaaaagagagaaagtcagaaaagaaggggagaaaggaaagggagagggcGGGTGGCCAGCCGGCCTTTGTAGGAGCTGCGAGGGTCGGCAGCGCCTTCTCTGCTCCGAGGTCTCTCTGGCTGCCTCTGAAGCTGcggcttctgctgctgctgccggtGGTTACAGAGGTGACCGGCCTTCTGCTCGTATTTATCTGTGCAGTTAGCAAAAATCTATCCGAACATGGTTTTTGGAGAGCCCTCTTTGTCAACATCTGTCTGCCTGTTGCCTTTAAGTACAGAATATTTTGTTGCACTGTTGCGCTCCGATTTTTATTCATGaaatgacttcctttttttttttcagtcacgTAATGATCGGGTATCAGAAAAAGACGTCAGCATCCTAGTCCCTCAAGGAACATATTAACTATTCTGTGCTGTCCTCCTGGATGATAAGATCCGGAGTCATCGACTTCTCATAAACACCTTTCACTCATACAATCCAATTTTTAAGAAGTCCAATTATTTTGATGGTTTTCAATTTCACTCATTTCTCAAGGACAGGTaaagaatttttagaattttgagGATGACAAAAGTTATGTTTTTAACTATATAATTAcgatttctctttactttttcatCAAGCCCCACCAATCAGAGCTCTGGTCTCTGGAATTAAGCATTATCAAGCTCTcctattaataaatttaatttagatCTCCTAATTTCTTGCGTATGTTCTTTCAGATAGACCATTAAGTGTGGAAGtcgttttgtttttaaagggaaGTCTTGGAGGATTTTCAGTAAATCTCTCCTGAGTCTGGCTGCCGTTGGCAGTCGGGCTATGAGTAGATTGATGAGCGCTCATGCTGCCTCCGGAGCGCGGCCTGCGGAGCTGTCCAGACTCCGGGTGCTGAAGTGTAGGGTAACAGATGCTACAGATGTTGAAAATTGCCACTAGTTTAATTTTTCACCAGAGCCTCTAAATTTGAAGATTTGGCAGTAGTGCTATTAACGTGGCGATTCATTGCCTAAATCACCCCCACCGTTCAGATACATCCTTTCCCCCTTGCAGCGTCCATAAATGCCCTAATGCTGAGAATGCTCTCCATCCCTGCCTGGATTTGAGGAAAAAGTATTCTGTCCCCCGTTAGTCCTGGCTTTTGGATCTCTAGACTACCTGTTTGGCTACTTTCACACCTTCTGTGGCtcttacagattttaaaaattgatgttgTGAAATTGTGTTTTCcacaagaaatgaaattttaagaattttgggGTGAGAAATATGTTTTTCCACTTTGTTTACAACTTGAGCTCTGTTTGGGAAACATAGACAGATTGGGAAAGCATGAGGGTTCCCAGTACAAGTTCACCTGATGAAGGTTTCTAACAGGAATCCCTGTGCTGgaaatagttaatttttttaactgaaaatgaGGTGGGAAGAGGAAAGCAATAAGGGAAGACCATATCCACCCAGAGGCTTCCAATTTCCTGGGTAATTGAAGAAGGTTCATATATTTCTACGCCAGTAAGAGAACTCGggtctatttctttaaaaaaaaaaaaaaaagaagaagaagaagaaagaaagaaaatagagccATCAATAACCATTAGAGtgcattttaattatttggatcttacacaaaaattaggGGAAATTCCAGTTTAGTGGGAGCGCTTCCTGTTACTATGATTTGGATCTAACATTTAAATAAGCTATATTAGTTCTGCATGCTTTTTCCAAGATATTATGTTTCTCCTTCTAAATGCTGTTCCCGCTCTTATTTGAGATTTAATACTtcctccttcttaaaaaaaaaaatgaagttttgcTTATTCCTGGCCATGAATGACCGAAAACTGTCTGCTTCCTCTTAGTTTATTCCTGGCCGTGCTTCAGATTGTCTGCCTTCAATAAAACTTCAAACCACATCTACATGGGAATATGTCTCTTTTTCTCTGATACATATGCTCACTGATTTATGTTGGACTGTTTACATGCGTGTGTTCCGTGTTCagctctgcctctgcagcaaGCTCGCACACTAACAGCCTATGGTGAACACTACCAGATAATCAAGCAGAGATGTCTTTCTTACTAAAGCGCCCAAAGCTATTCCCCACTGTGGCTTTCCTGTCTTCCGCCTTGCTTCACGGCA comes from Pongo pygmaeus isolate AG05252 chromosome 17, NHGRI_mPonPyg2-v2.0_pri, whole genome shotgun sequence and encodes:
- the ADCYAP1 gene encoding pituitary adenylate cyclase-activating polypeptide isoform X2 → MNKNRSATVQQNILYLKATGRQMLTKRALQKPCSDRFLLTAQINTSRRPVTSVTTGSSSRSRSLPPRPLFLSSVSLSSPPSLRVTLPPSSARLQTFEQNTSLGKQVLQLLLLLLLVPAASAQTPTPDGDASRVVTPAQKLEETLCPPSYLAAHPLLTAVRVERMTMCSGARLALLVYGIIMHSSVYSSPAAAGLRFPGIRLEEEAYDEDGNPLQDFYDLESPGAGSPASALRDASALYYPAERRDVAHGILNKAYRKVLDQLSARKYLQSLVAKGVGGSLGGGAEDDAEPLSKRHSDGIFTDSYSRYRKQMAVKKYLAAVLGKRYKQRVKNKGRRIAYL